In Methanococcoides sp. AM1, one genomic interval encodes:
- a CDS encoding UbiA family prenyltransferase, producing the protein MVSFTEKLQAFLALTRFGNSVFGMFSVILSGILSMEFFGNGTEYVTAAVVSIFLFMGSFSINDYFDHLVDIANNRTDRPIVTGAISRDTALHVAVGCLLLAFLISLKLGEFVSLFIGFNILLSIFYSSHLKKVLLLKNISIAYCFTATIIFGTIIVDIVAEPLVQFYILMAFLVGLAFEIMADISDMEGDMQHRVQTIAWRISPRSAAIISSIIFSVVCILDPLPYFVDLHPNLVHDTLFLLLIVPVAVAYLLISRSLISDQSKTNVLKLRSRTIVLMQIGSLVYLIGFLV; encoded by the coding sequence ATGGTCTCTTTTACTGAGAAACTTCAGGCTTTCTTAGCCTTGACGAGATTCGGAAACTCCGTTTTTGGTATGTTCTCCGTTATCCTTTCAGGCATTCTCTCAATGGAATTTTTTGGAAATGGAACTGAATATGTGACAGCAGCAGTGGTCTCCATCTTCCTGTTCATGGGTTCTTTTTCCATAAACGATTACTTCGATCATCTGGTAGACATTGCGAATAACAGGACGGATCGACCAATTGTTACAGGTGCAATATCACGTGACACTGCACTTCACGTAGCTGTTGGCTGTCTGCTTCTGGCATTTTTAATATCGTTGAAGCTGGGTGAATTTGTTTCCTTGTTCATAGGCTTCAATATCCTACTGTCGATATTCTACAGCAGCCATCTGAAAAAAGTTCTTCTGCTGAAGAACATATCCATTGCCTATTGTTTCACAGCAACTATTATTTTCGGCACCATTATCGTGGATATTGTAGCAGAGCCATTGGTGCAGTTCTACATCTTAATGGCATTTCTGGTAGGTCTTGCCTTTGAGATAATGGCAGATATCTCTGATATGGAAGGAGATATGCAGCACCGTGTCCAGACAATAGCATGGCGCATCTCTCCACGTTCTGCAGCCATCATCTCTTCTATTATCTTCTCAGTGGTCTGTATTCTTGATCCTCTTCCATATTTTGTGGACCTGCATCCTAATCTTGTTCATGACACGTTATTCCTTTTGTTGATAGTGCCAGTAGCAGTTGCTTATCTATTAATTTCCAGGTCTTTGATAAGTGATCAATCGAAGACCAACGTATTGAAATTGAGATCGAGAACGATAGTACTGATGCAAATAGGTTCGCTGGTTTACCTGATAGGTTTCCTTGTCTAA
- a CDS encoding dihydrolipoyl dehydrogenase, which produces MKEYDLIVIGTGSGMNYVGLIMQDNPEMKVAVIDKDDPGGICLTRGCIPSKMLLYPAELVREIGRSQEFGIDAEIKNIDFNFIMERMRSTIGKDIEMIHSGLSSSPKMDYYQDTVEFIEPYVLKVGDETITSKMIYLSIGSKPMIPPVKGLDDVGYLTSDNVLDLTLLPESLAIIGGGYIAAEYGHFFSAMGSDVTIIGRSPRIITQEEPEISELARRKMGGHISILTNHEVAEVKTSGNQKKIIAKDRQTGDEIEIFADEILVATGRSPNTDILHPEKGNIEIDDRGWIKVNKHLETSCPNVWAFGDANGKYLFKHVGNYESTVVYQNSVLNGDMEVDYHAVPHAIFSYPEIAGVGMGEAEAVEHYGEDNISIGFQRFEDTGKGVAMGLEDYFVKVILDNSTSILVGAHIIGPQASVLIHQVITLMNTPGANVGPIVHGMDIHPSLSEVVKRAFYSRMPVGEYHSVLKSLELEY; this is translated from the coding sequence ATGAAAGAATATGATCTTATAGTGATAGGTACCGGTTCCGGGATGAACTATGTTGGTTTGATTATGCAGGATAACCCGGAGATGAAAGTAGCTGTCATAGATAAGGATGATCCCGGTGGCATCTGTCTTACAAGGGGTTGCATCCCCTCCAAGATGTTGCTCTATCCTGCAGAACTTGTAAGGGAAATTGGAAGATCTCAAGAATTTGGAATTGATGCTGAGATCAAGAACATCGATTTCAATTTTATTATGGAAAGGATGCGTTCTACCATAGGTAAGGATATTGAGATGATCCACAGCGGACTTTCATCCAGTCCAAAAATGGACTACTACCAGGACACTGTAGAATTCATTGAACCATATGTGCTTAAAGTTGGGGATGAAACGATCACTTCAAAGATGATATACCTGAGCATAGGTTCAAAACCTATGATCCCTCCGGTCAAAGGTCTGGATGATGTCGGTTATCTCACAAGTGACAACGTTTTGGATCTAACTTTATTGCCGGAAAGTCTTGCTATCATAGGGGGTGGCTATATTGCTGCCGAATACGGTCATTTTTTCTCTGCCATGGGTTCTGATGTAACTATAATAGGTCGCAGTCCCAGAATTATCACTCAGGAAGAACCCGAGATCAGTGAGCTTGCACGAAGAAAAATGGGGGGTCATATTTCTATACTCACCAATCACGAAGTTGCTGAAGTTAAAACATCAGGAAATCAGAAGAAGATCATTGCAAAGGACAGGCAGACAGGCGATGAGATCGAGATATTTGCCGATGAGATCCTTGTAGCCACAGGAAGAAGTCCGAATACTGATATCCTCCATCCTGAAAAAGGAAACATTGAGATTGATGATAGAGGCTGGATAAAGGTCAATAAACATCTGGAGACAAGCTGTCCCAATGTGTGGGCCTTTGGTGATGCCAATGGTAAATATCTTTTCAAGCACGTTGGCAATTATGAGTCTACTGTTGTCTACCAAAACTCTGTTCTCAATGGTGATATGGAAGTTGATTATCATGCAGTACCCCATGCTATTTTCTCATATCCGGAGATCGCTGGTGTAGGAATGGGGGAGGCAGAGGCGGTTGAACATTATGGGGAAGATAACATTTCCATCGGTTTCCAGAGGTTCGAAGATACCGGTAAAGGAGTGGCTATGGGCCTTGAAGATTATTTTGTCAAGGTCATACTGGATAACTCTACTAGTATTCTGGTTGGTGCCCACATAATCGGACCACAGGCATCTGTTCTTATCCATCAGGTGATAACTCTCATGAACACTCCTGGAGCTAATGTAGGTCCAATAGTCCACGGAATGGACATCCACCCGTCCCTGAGCGAGGTTGTCAAACGTGCATTTTACTCAAGGATGCCTGTTGGTGAATATCACTCAGTATTGAAGTCCCTTGAGCTTGAATACTGA
- a CDS encoding sodium-dependent transporter, which translates to MKDDIADTTREQLATRVGFLLVSAGCAIGLGNIWRFPFIAGKYGGAAFVIVYLAFLLILGLPILIMEFATGRAGRQNIAGSLRKLQPEGKRWHLFGYIAIIGNVILLMFYTTVAGWGLAYFYYMVKGSFIYLDPSEVGVFFDLFMGRTMEMIAWMALVVGLGILICSAGLQKGVERTGKFMMSGLFFILIVLVLRSVTLPGAAEGISFYLEPDFSGLTWTGIYAAMTQAFFTLSVGVGGMTIFGSYINKDHSLTGESLRITFLDTSIALMAGLMIFPACSAFGIDVGSGLGLLFVTLPNVFNQMPAGILWGTLFFLFLAFASMSTVMGISENVIAFSMDEWGWKRKKASLISGVAIFILSIPCCLGFGPLSWYQPFGEGTSILDLEDFIFTNNILPIGALTLVLFCSYSFGWGWNNFIRETDSGKGLKFPGQARAYIKYILPLIIVFILVRGWIGTLS; encoded by the coding sequence ATGAAAGATGATATAGCGGATACCACCCGTGAGCAATTGGCTACAAGAGTCGGGTTCTTGCTTGTTTCTGCGGGATGTGCCATAGGTCTTGGAAACATCTGGCGTTTCCCTTTTATTGCAGGAAAATACGGAGGTGCTGCCTTTGTTATCGTCTATCTTGCATTTCTCCTAATCCTCGGATTACCGATATTAATAATGGAATTTGCTACCGGAAGGGCGGGAAGGCAGAATATTGCAGGATCCTTGCGTAAACTGCAACCAGAGGGGAAAAGATGGCACCTTTTTGGATATATCGCTATCATAGGAAATGTTATCCTGCTTATGTTCTACACTACCGTTGCAGGATGGGGGCTTGCATATTTCTATTACATGGTCAAAGGTAGTTTCATTTATCTCGACCCCTCAGAAGTAGGGGTTTTCTTTGACCTGTTCATGGGTCGGACCATGGAAATGATAGCGTGGATGGCGTTGGTAGTGGGTCTTGGGATCCTTATATGTTCAGCAGGATTGCAAAAAGGGGTTGAAAGAACCGGCAAGTTCATGATGTCAGGGCTATTCTTTATTTTGATCGTGCTTGTACTTCGTTCTGTGACTCTTCCTGGTGCTGCTGAAGGGATCAGCTTTTATCTTGAACCGGATTTTTCGGGCTTAACATGGACAGGCATATATGCAGCCATGACCCAGGCATTCTTCACTTTGAGCGTGGGAGTCGGGGGTATGACCATCTTCGGAAGCTACATCAACAAAGATCATTCACTTACAGGAGAATCTCTAAGGATCACATTCCTGGATACCTCCATAGCACTCATGGCAGGCCTTATGATATTTCCGGCATGTTCTGCTTTCGGGATTGATGTAGGATCAGGTCTTGGGCTTCTCTTTGTAACATTACCGAACGTTTTCAATCAAATGCCTGCAGGCATATTGTGGGGAACTCTCTTCTTCCTGTTCCTTGCCTTTGCTTCAATGTCAACTGTAATGGGCATCTCGGAGAATGTAATAGCTTTTTCAATGGACGAATGGGGATGGAAAAGAAAGAAGGCGTCGCTCATAAGCGGAGTTGCGATCTTCATTTTATCCATACCATGTTGCCTTGGATTCGGACCATTGAGCTGGTACCAGCCTTTTGGTGAAGGAACATCTATCCTTGATCTGGAAGATTTCATATTTACTAACAATATCCTTCCAATAGGTGCACTTACACTGGTGCTGTTCTGCAGTTATAGTTTCGGATGGGGATGGAACAATTTCATTCGGGAAACTGATTCCGGAAAGGGACTGAAGTTCCCGGGCCAGGCAAGAGCATATATAAAATATATTCTACCACTCATCATAGTTTTTATACTTGTCAGAGGATGGATAGGAACACTATCATAA
- a CDS encoding nascent polypeptide-associated complex protein: MIPGMGGRGMNPKKVKQMMKQMGINIDEIEDVEQVIIRTADKDIVFSDASVSIMNAQGVDTYQITGTPVDVPREVTIPEDDVRLVAEQTGASEDAALEALKSANGDLAEAILALSS; the protein is encoded by the coding sequence ATGATTCCAGGTATGGGCGGACGGGGCATGAACCCGAAAAAAGTCAAACAGATGATGAAACAGATGGGCATCAACATCGATGAGATAGAAGATGTGGAACAGGTCATCATAAGAACCGCAGATAAGGATATAGTATTTAGTGACGCAAGTGTCAGCATAATGAATGCACAGGGAGTTGACACCTATCAGATAACAGGTACTCCCGTAGATGTTCCACGTGAAGTCACAATACCTGAAGATGATGTCAGGCTTGTAGCAGAGCAGACCGGTGCAAGCGAAGACGCTGCTCTTGAAGCTCTTAAAAGTGCTAACGGAGACCTTGCGGAAGCTATTCTTGCCCTTTCCTCATGA
- a CDS encoding iron-sulfur cluster assembly accessory protein, which translates to MIEITDVAATELKALLEAEDKQDHALRVFVAGMGCSGIQYGMALDNEISDEDVTVENKEIKIVMGPDISEQLDKATIDYIDTDGGKGFIIDNPMAAGGCSSCGGSCH; encoded by the coding sequence ATGATCGAAATTACAGACGTTGCTGCAACAGAATTGAAAGCATTGCTCGAAGCTGAGGACAAACAGGACCATGCATTGAGAGTATTTGTTGCAGGTATGGGATGCAGCGGCATCCAGTATGGAATGGCACTCGACAACGAGATCAGTGATGAAGATGTCACAGTCGAAAACAAGGAGATCAAGATCGTTATGGGACCGGACATCAGCGAACAGCTGGACAAAGCAACCATCGATTACATTGACACAGATGGTGGCAAAGGTTTCATCATCGACAACCCAATGGCTGCAGGCGGATGCAGCAGCTGCGGTGGCAGTTGCCATTAA
- a CDS encoding RAD55 family ATPase: MDYSFDGRGGYRVPTGLLGLDVQLGGGVPPGTTILILAEPGASSELFAQQFIYGGLTNNEEVYYFSAEHPVQEIIEDMRTFGWDIEQYVENGKMEFVDAYTLRFCNILPKSITCNLSAKDFLKQNTDTMNQLKTATSKERGGQYRGVIDSISYFLRSYDMKSVTEAIEVISSIGKLTNAVQLILMTGGTHDPQVENGLKSICDGVIEFRMKERGSEIERTILIRKMRGMIPPDKTISYNITHKGIELETTTRVL; the protein is encoded by the coding sequence ATGGATTATAGTTTCGATGGAAGAGGGGGCTACAGGGTACCGACTGGGTTGCTAGGACTTGATGTTCAGCTTGGAGGAGGAGTTCCTCCGGGAACAACTATATTGATACTTGCAGAACCCGGTGCAAGCTCAGAGCTATTTGCACAACAGTTTATATATGGTGGTCTGACGAACAACGAGGAAGTTTACTACTTTTCTGCCGAACATCCGGTTCAGGAAATAATCGAGGATATGAGAACCTTCGGATGGGATATTGAACAATATGTCGAGAACGGGAAAATGGAATTTGTTGATGCTTATACCTTAAGGTTCTGCAATATTCTACCCAAAAGTATTACATGCAATCTCTCGGCCAAGGATTTCCTGAAACAGAATACTGATACGATGAACCAGCTTAAGACTGCTACCTCTAAAGAAAGGGGAGGGCAGTACAGAGGGGTTATCGATTCCATATCATATTTCCTGAGATCCTATGATATGAAATCTGTTACAGAAGCTATCGAAGTTATCTCGTCTATCGGAAAACTCACCAATGCTGTACAGCTCATCCTTATGACCGGTGGTACACATGACCCACAAGTGGAAAATGGACTCAAGAGCATTTGTGACGGGGTTATTGAATTCCGCATGAAAGAACGTGGAAGCGAGATCGAGAGAACGATATTGATACGTAAGATGAGAGGAATGATCCCTCCTGACAAGACCATATCATATAATATCACTCACAAAGGCATTGAACTGGAAACTACGACCAGAGTTCTCTGA
- the hisI gene encoding phosphoribosyl-AMP cyclohydrolase, with amino-acid sequence MMDLDNLKYDDNGLIAAIAQDNKTGEVLMVAYMNEEALKLTIETGIAHYWSRSRQKLWKKGESSGHMQTVHEMLIDCDMDAIVMKIEQEGGACHTGYRSCFYRNIEGDVVGEKVFNPDEVY; translated from the coding sequence ATGATGGATCTTGACAATCTCAAATATGATGACAATGGTCTTATCGCGGCCATTGCACAGGACAATAAAACTGGTGAAGTTCTCATGGTTGCCTACATGAACGAGGAGGCTCTTAAACTTACCATTGAGACGGGGATAGCTCACTACTGGAGTCGTAGCAGGCAAAAGCTGTGGAAAAAAGGCGAGAGCTCCGGTCACATGCAGACAGTACATGAGATGCTGATAGATTGCGATATGGATGCCATTGTAATGAAGATCGAACAGGAAGGCGGCGCATGCCACACTGGCTATCGTTCATGCTTCTACCGCAACATCGAAGGCGATGTCGTTGGCGAGAAGGTCTTTAACCCCGATGAGGTCTACTAA
- a CDS encoding PINc/VapC family ATPase: MENKEITRIVPDTSVIIDGLVSEMIVAGDYEGAEIFIPEAMVAELESQANRGLEIGNKGLDELKQLQELAREGLIDVSFTGERPTIEERKYAKEGALDAIIRSCAEELDATFVTGDRVQYDVAVAKGMDVEYLPPKKAEFITLHIEDFFTDDTMSVHLKNKVIPMGKRGSIRNVEFVEIRDTPCTSSELKEITRELLERARADPESFIEMSLNGATVLQIRDMRIAISNPPFSDDVEITAVRPVASVKLDEYRLGDKLKERILGQRGILVSGPPGAGKSTFGAGVATFLHEHNYVVKTMESPRDLQVPREITQYAPLEGSMEKTADVLLLVRPDYTIYDEVRKTRDFEIFADMRLAGVGMIGVVHANRAIDAVQRLIGRVELGVIPQVVDTVIFIDKGEVAQVQTLEFTVKVPSGMMEADLARPVIVVSDFETSTPEFEIYTFGEQIVVMPVSTSTGGRKAVWSLAEGEIKDVVQRYTSGPVEVEMTSDTNAVVKVFEKEISKVIGKSGAVIDEIEKIVGVHIDVRELKEQSSKGKGRDKDRFSGSSYRPTVEHTKKHVILNVPEIASQDVEIYAGESYLFTATVGRHGDVKVRSNSAIAHSIMDAVDDGEPILVKVL, encoded by the coding sequence ATGGAAAATAAAGAGATTACAAGGATCGTTCCGGATACAAGTGTTATTATTGATGGTCTTGTATCCGAAATGATCGTTGCAGGGGATTATGAGGGAGCAGAGATATTCATTCCTGAGGCCATGGTGGCAGAACTGGAATCCCAGGCAAATCGTGGTCTTGAGATCGGCAATAAAGGTCTGGATGAGCTAAAACAGCTTCAGGAACTGGCAAGAGAGGGCTTGATCGATGTATCTTTTACAGGTGAACGCCCGACCATTGAAGAGAGGAAGTATGCTAAAGAGGGCGCATTGGACGCGATTATTCGTTCATGTGCTGAAGAGCTGGACGCTACTTTTGTGACCGGTGACAGGGTGCAGTACGACGTTGCAGTGGCAAAGGGAATGGACGTTGAATACCTTCCTCCGAAAAAAGCCGAGTTCATTACCCTGCATATTGAGGATTTCTTCACTGATGATACAATGTCTGTGCATCTGAAGAACAAGGTCATTCCAATGGGCAAACGTGGTTCCATCAGGAATGTGGAATTTGTGGAAATAAGGGATACTCCATGCACTTCAAGTGAGCTGAAAGAGATAACTCGTGAGCTTCTTGAGCGAGCACGAGCTGATCCGGAATCCTTCATTGAAATGTCTCTAAACGGTGCTACCGTACTGCAGATACGCGATATGCGAATAGCTATCTCAAACCCTCCATTTTCAGATGATGTAGAAATAACGGCAGTACGTCCTGTGGCCTCGGTAAAGCTGGATGAGTACCGTCTGGGCGACAAGCTCAAGGAGAGGATACTTGGACAGCGTGGAATTCTGGTATCAGGTCCTCCGGGAGCGGGTAAATCCACATTTGGAGCAGGAGTTGCCACTTTCCTGCATGAGCACAACTATGTTGTAAAGACAATGGAATCCCCAAGGGACCTGCAGGTTCCCAGGGAGATCACACAATATGCTCCTCTTGAAGGAAGCATGGAAAAGACCGCAGATGTGCTGTTGCTTGTAAGGCCTGATTACACTATCTATGATGAAGTGCGAAAGACCCGCGATTTCGAGATATTTGCAGACATGAGGCTTGCAGGTGTCGGCATGATCGGTGTTGTGCATGCCAACCGTGCCATCGATGCTGTGCAGAGGCTCATCGGCAGGGTTGAACTTGGTGTTATTCCTCAGGTTGTTGATACTGTCATCTTTATTGACAAAGGAGAGGTCGCCCAGGTCCAGACCCTTGAGTTCACCGTAAAAGTGCCATCAGGAATGATGGAAGCTGATCTTGCAAGACCTGTTATCGTTGTTTCTGACTTTGAGACCTCAACCCCCGAATTTGAGATATATACCTTCGGAGAGCAGATCGTTGTCATGCCAGTATCAACTTCAACAGGCGGCAGGAAAGCTGTCTGGTCTCTTGCGGAAGGTGAGATCAAGGACGTTGTCCAGCGTTATACCAGCGGTCCTGTTGAAGTTGAGATGACCTCCGACACAAATGCTGTAGTGAAGGTCTTTGAGAAGGAGATCTCCAAGGTGATCGGCAAAAGCGGTGCGGTCATCGATGAGATCGAAAAGATCGTAGGGGTTCACATTGATGTGCGTGAGCTTAAAGAGCAAAGCAGCAAGGGCAAGGGTCGGGATAAAGATCGTTTCTCAGGGAGCTCTTATCGTCCTACTGTTGAGCACACAAAGAAGCATGTGATCCTGAACGTTCCTGAAATCGCTTCACAGGATGTCGAGATCTATGCAGGTGAAAGTTACCTCTTCACTGCAACAGTTGGTCGCCATGGCGATGTAAAGGTCCGGAGTAATTCTGCCATCGCTCACAGCATAATGGATGCTGTGGATGACGGGGAGCCGATCCTTGTAAAAGTCTTGTGA
- a CDS encoding DUF4198 domain-containing protein, with amino-acid sequence MKKTIIIGSIIALICLTGLSSAHFTMIFPSDDEGSVWDVTPEDYIAELGDTKTIYTMWGHPYEHISFDMSSVPEISVTKPDGTIEVLTPEEVMVDSMDEEGNMGTFLSYKASFTVDQYGDTVVAVKYEDADEDMIDYTKAVIHCGEEMWFGWDSMVGQQTEIIPYMRPYGMEEGFVFAGKALYNGEPLADADVEVEIYHDLEAGIEIVEQAEELYPYDAPMVFTRLTRSNADGEFVYTLDEPGIWFVGATMEPEEGQPVRGVFIIPVIEEFPVEETEAPASQETEVEPESDATQSTPGFESVFAVAGLLAALFIAGRKL; translated from the coding sequence ATGAAGAAAACAATAATTATCGGATCAATTATTGCACTGATCTGCCTCACCGGCCTTTCAAGTGCACACTTTACAATGATTTTCCCAAGTGATGATGAAGGCAGTGTATGGGATGTCACTCCGGAAGATTATATTGCAGAACTTGGAGACACAAAGACCATCTACACAATGTGGGGACATCCTTATGAGCACATATCATTTGACATGTCAAGCGTACCGGAGATCAGTGTAACAAAACCCGATGGTACAATTGAAGTCCTCACTCCCGAAGAGGTTATGGTGGACAGTATGGATGAAGAAGGTAACATGGGTACTTTCCTTTCATACAAAGCCTCTTTCACAGTCGACCAGTATGGCGACACTGTTGTAGCGGTCAAGTATGAAGATGCGGACGAAGACATGATCGATTACACCAAAGCAGTCATCCACTGTGGAGAAGAGATGTGGTTCGGCTGGGATTCAATGGTCGGCCAGCAGACAGAGATCATCCCATACATGCGCCCATATGGCATGGAAGAAGGATTCGTCTTTGCAGGAAAAGCTCTTTACAATGGCGAACCACTTGCAGACGCCGATGTTGAGGTTGAGATATACCACGACCTTGAAGCAGGAATTGAGATCGTAGAACAAGCAGAAGAACTTTACCCATATGATGCACCAATGGTATTCACAAGGCTCACAAGATCCAATGCTGACGGTGAGTTCGTGTACACTCTCGATGAACCGGGCATCTGGTTCGTTGGTGCTACCATGGAACCTGAAGAGGGGCAGCCTGTAAGAGGCGTGTTCATAATTCCGGTAATTGAAGAGTTCCCTGTAGAAGAGACAGAAGCTCCAGCTAGTCAAGAAACTGAAGTGGAACCAGAATCAGATGCCACACAATCTACTCCCGGATTTGAATCTGTGTTCGCAGTTGCCGGACTTCTTGCAGCATTGTTCATCGCAGGAAGAAAATTGTAA
- the cbiM gene encoding cobalt transporter CbiM: MHISDGVLSPAVITAGWAITILLLLATLWWGKKDVDIAEEIPKISVMTGAFFVASLIHVSIGPTSVHLVLNGLLGVVLGTLAYPAIFIGLVLQALLFQHGGITSIGVNVINMGIPALIVYGIFKKGYSAGFNPSILGIICGSMATMLSAIMLAIVLISTGEEFTEVAYIAAAANIPIMIIEGILTGSVVTFLLKVRPELLPINKEK, from the coding sequence ATGCACATATCTGACGGCGTACTATCCCCTGCAGTGATAACTGCAGGTTGGGCAATAACGATACTTCTGCTCCTTGCAACCCTCTGGTGGGGCAAAAAGGATGTAGACATCGCCGAGGAGATACCAAAGATCTCTGTCATGACAGGAGCTTTCTTTGTGGCATCCCTGATACATGTGTCAATTGGGCCTACCAGTGTACACCTTGTGCTCAACGGACTTCTTGGAGTGGTTCTTGGAACCCTCGCATACCCTGCGATCTTCATTGGCCTTGTCCTTCAAGCACTATTGTTCCAGCATGGTGGCATAACAAGTATTGGCGTCAACGTCATCAATATGGGCATACCTGCACTGATCGTCTATGGGATATTCAAAAAAGGCTATTCAGCGGGTTTCAATCCCTCCATACTTGGAATAATTTGCGGTTCAATGGCAACAATGCTCTCTGCAATAATGCTTGCTATCGTGCTCATATCCACAGGAGAGGAATTCACAGAGGTTGCCTACATAGCTGCTGCTGCCAACATACCGATAATGATAATCGAAGGAATATTGACAGGATCTGTGGTCACATTCCTTCTGAAGGTCAGGCCTGAACTGCTCCCCATCAACAAGGAGAAATAA
- a CDS encoding carboxypeptidase-like regulatory domain-containing protein produces MVNYKMIWTLAFACVLLTAIAPAASAHRVYAQEQVTEVQIRSWYGGGDPMPNADINIYAIKDGKEELYITDVTDEEGIYYFEPKLGVVEYRVVVSQSGHQKEITFNVAGSEGSSEEAELPLSARIVAGFGYLVGLAGFGMYLSARKTK; encoded by the coding sequence ATGGTCAATTATAAGATGATATGGACACTGGCATTTGCCTGTGTTCTTTTAACAGCAATTGCACCTGCTGCATCCGCACACCGCGTTTATGCACAGGAGCAGGTCACTGAGGTACAAATAAGATCATGGTATGGAGGAGGAGACCCCATGCCAAATGCCGACATCAACATTTATGCCATAAAGGACGGAAAGGAAGAGCTTTATATCACAGATGTGACCGATGAGGAGGGGATATACTACTTCGAACCAAAACTTGGTGTTGTAGAATATAGAGTAGTAGTCTCCCAAAGCGGGCACCAGAAAGAGATCACATTCAACGTTGCAGGTTCTGAAGGCTCCAGCGAAGAAGCTGAACTCCCACTCTCAGCAAGAATTGTAGCAGGATTTGGGTACCTTGTCGGGCTTGCTGGTTTTGGAATGTACCTGTCAGCGCGCAAAACAAAATAA
- the cbiQ gene encoding cobalt ECF transporter T component CbiQ has product MDYPEIDRYASIDSPIHNFDPRAKIITFMVMIFSFVFLDSITKALVGLGIASLIYIIAKLPKAFIMHRLKVVFLFLAPLLIIMPLTVDGQAITQYHGITVTQEGLQYSSLVIIRALSAVTLVLIMLGTTRFDITIKALYMLRVPGTLIQMLMFTYRYIFVIMDEFQRMWKAMESKGFRLKANRYGLSVLGNIIGMLIIKSYDRAQRVYYSMISKGYTGNPRTIVNFELQAKDYAIALPMIFIALFMHTYHLVL; this is encoded by the coding sequence TTGGACTATCCCGAAATAGACAGGTATGCTTCAATTGATTCACCCATACATAATTTCGACCCGCGTGCTAAGATCATTACGTTCATGGTAATGATATTCTCCTTTGTTTTTTTGGACAGCATTACAAAAGCCCTTGTTGGCCTGGGGATAGCCAGCCTGATATACATTATAGCAAAACTTCCAAAAGCATTTATAATGCACCGCTTGAAAGTTGTGTTCCTGTTCCTGGCCCCACTGCTTATTATCATGCCGCTTACCGTTGACGGACAGGCCATCACACAGTATCATGGCATAACGGTTACACAGGAGGGACTGCAATACTCCTCCCTTGTTATAATAAGAGCGCTTTCAGCTGTCACCCTTGTGCTTATAATGCTTGGTACCACACGTTTTGACATCACGATCAAGGCACTCTACATGCTCAGGGTGCCCGGAACGCTTATACAGATGTTGATGTTCACTTACAGATACATATTCGTGATAATGGACGAGTTCCAGAGGATGTGGAAAGCCATGGAATCAAAAGGATTCAGGCTTAAAGCGAACAGGTACGGACTATCCGTTCTCGGGAACATAATCGGGATGCTGATAATAAAAAGCTATGACAGGGCACAGCGTGTTTACTACTCAATGATATCCAAAGGCTACACCGGTAACCCTAGGACAATAGTGAACTTCGAACTACAGGCAAAGGACTATGCAATAGCTCTGCCCATGATATTCATTGCACTCTTTATGCATACCTATCACCTGGTGTTATAA